Below is a genomic region from Burkholderia pyrrocinia.
TCCGACGACGTGCTGGCCGACCTGCTCGCCAACGAGCCCGTGCGCCTCGCCGGCAGCGGCCCCGCGCAGGCCGACGAGGCATTCCGCGCGCGGCTCGCGGCGATCCGCGCGGACGCGCTCGATTTCGCGTTCGACGCGCCGGTGCCGGGCATCGGGACGATCGCCGCGCCCGTGTTCGATCACACCGGCAGCATCCGGCTCGTGATCGCGATCATCGGCTCGTCGCGCAGCTTCCCGCGCGGGCCGGACAGCGACCTCGCGCAGACGCTGCTCGCCGCGACGCGACGGCTGTCGTGGCGGTTCGGGTGGATCGGCCGGTAATCGCCGCGTCGCCGCCGCCTTCCTCTCCGTCGCTCGATTCCCGCTCTCTTTCTCCTTGCAAGGCCGTGCTTGCCACGGCCTCGTCGCGCCTGTCCGCGACCTGGCGGACCGCACAAATTCATGTTGCGCAGCAGCAACACAAATTGTCAGTAATTCTCATATAACGAAATCGCATTTCACAAGGCGGTGACGTTTCGCTATGATTAGGGTTATCCCTAACTCGCCACCTATATGGGGCTTCGTCATGCAAACGTCTAATGTCTCCGATCGTTCCACCCAATCCGCTGGCTGGCTCGCACGTGTTGGCGAGCTGCTTGCAGAGGCCTGGCAACTCCACCTCGAGAACTGCGAAGTCATCGCCGAAGCGCACGCGCGCCTCCCGCGCTGAGCGGTAGGACCAGGGCAGCACGGGTTTGAAATGAATGACGGTCCGTCGAGCGGACCGTCATTTGCAATCGGGCATGCTTTCCGCCGCGGCCTGCGCCGGTCTCCCGGCCGGGTTCCTGCGACGGGCGGGCGTCAGCCCTTCACCGCATGCTTCGCGGGCGCCGGCCGCGCGTCGTCATCGTCGTCGTGCCGCCGCGTCGCCTGCTGCGTATCGCCCGGCCGCACCGGGTACGCCTTCGCCCCCATCAGCCCCTTCCACAGCACCTTGTTGTACGCGACCGCATCGAGCCGGTCCTCGACCGAGAAGTCCATCCCGCGCGTGACCGCTGCCCAGTAGCGCATCCCGTGCGTCGGCTTGAGCGCCGCCGTCTTGATGTCGCCCGCCGGGATCGGCAACTGCGTGTTCGCGAGCAGGCCCGACGCGACCGCCTTGTACGTCCACTTCGACTGATTCATGTCGAACACGTCGGTCATCGGCCCTTGCGTTGCGTCGAACAGCCCGAGGTGATCGAGATTCAGCACCTCCGTGATCGTGCGGATCATGTTGACCGTCGTGTAATGCGTGCTGACGACCGCGTTCTGCTTCACGTACGGCCCGATCACGAATGCCGTGCTGCGATGTGCGTCGACGTGGTCCGGCCCGTCTTGCGCATCGTCCTCGACGATGAAGATCAGCGTGTCCGCCGCATACGGGCTGTTCGCCAGCGCCTGCGCGACGCGGCCGACCGCATAGTCGTTGTCGGCCATGTCGAGCTCCGGCGTGTTGACGCCGTCCAGCGACGACGCAAAGCTGCCGGTATGGTCATGCGGCAGGCGCAACAGCGTCAGCGCGGGCATCTGGCCGTTGGCGACGAACTGGTTGAATTCGCGCTCCCACTCCAGCTCGCGGTACAGGTCCGGATACGCGTTGTCGTAACCGCGGAAATACGGATCGGTGCGATCGACGAGCGCAGGCGTCACGCTGTACCCCTGCACCTTGTTGTCGGCGAACGGCGCGCGATCCATCGGAATCGCGTTCGGGCCGCCGTTGCGCGAGATATCCATGAAGAAGCCGTAGTTGCGCACCGTCAGCCCCGCGCGCAGCGCAGCGTTCCAGATATAGCCCTGCTGCACGGCGTCGGACGGGCCGTCCGGCGCCGACACGTCGGCCGTGCCGGGCAGCAGGTCGGGGTCGGCCGGCGTGAGCGGGTTCGCCGTCGTACGTTGCGCGCCGGTCAGGCCGACGTCGACGTTTCGGTTCTGGCCTTCCCAGTCGTAAGAGCCGCCACGCGAGCCGCTGCGCACCGGGCTGCCGGCATAGTTGACGGGCAGCATCTTCGCGCCGGCGTCGGATTCGCGCGCGCCGGTCGACCACGGCCAGCCGTTGCCGCTCACGTCGCCGGAATCGTGGAAGTTGTCGAGCGTGACGAACGTCTTCGCGAGCGCGTGCATGCTCGGCGTCGTCGCGTCCGGGAACTCGGCCAGCGACGGATCGCCGTTCCCGCGGCCCAGATCGCCGAGGACCTGGTCATACGTGCGGTTCTCCTTGACGATATAGATCACGTGCTTGATCTTCTGCCGCAGCGCGTTCATCGTCGCGACGTCGGCGCTGGAAAGCGCGGCATTGAAGCTGTTGTTGTCGGCAACCTGCTTCGTCAGCAGACCGAGCGTCGCGCTGTCCGGCGCGGGCATCCACATGAAGCCGCCCTTGCTCAACTGCTCGATGTACTGGTTCTCCACCAGGTGCACGGGCGAGTTCTTGACCGGGCACGGCACGGTCCGGCCGCTGTCCTTGCAGTTACCCGGATTCGGCCCCGGCATGTTCTTCGTGTAGACCATGTAGAGCGCGTTGTTCGCGCCGACCGCGACGTCGGACGGATACCATCCGGTCGGAATCAGTCCGGTCACTTTCGCCGTATCGCCGGACAGCGAGACGACCGCGACGTCGTTGGTGCCGCGATTGGTCACGTACAGCGCGGTTTCGTCCGGCGACAGCGCAAGCCCGTTCGGCGACGCGCCGCGATACTGCATTTCCGTGACGAGCCCCGCGGGCGCAACCGTCGACACGCTCGACACCACCTTGTTCGATGTCGTATCGATCACCGACACGATGTCGGCGTTGTCGGACGCGACGTAGAGGCGCGTCTGCGCCCGGTTCAGCACCATCTTGTTCGGATTGCCCTTGACCGGGATACGCGTGACGACCTGCGGCGCATTGGTCGAGATGTCGACGACGACGATCTCCCGATCGCGTTCGCTCGACACGTAGGCCGTCTTGTTGCCGACGATGCGCACTGCGTTCGGATATTCGCCGCCGGGCGCGCCCGCTGCGCCGCCGCTCTTGCCCGGCCGGAGATCGCGTTCGGCCAGAACGGCGCCGGCCGCGACATCGACCAGCGTGACGGAGTCGTGATAGCGGTTTGCCACGACCGCGCGCTTGCCGTCCGCCGTCACGTCGACGCCGGTCGCGAGCGGCGAGCTGCCAAGGCCGTTGCCGCCCTTGTGATTCAGCGCGATCGGCGCGCCGGCTTCGCCCCACACGCCCTGCGACAGCGCAAACACATGCAGGTTGTCGTCGCCGCCGCCCGTCACGTAGAAATGCTGGCCGTCCGCCGCGAACGCAATGCCGACGTAGGTATTCGGCACCGGCAGCACCTGCTTCTTCACCGGCGTGCCGCCCGACACGTCGAACACGAACACGTACTCGCTCGAATCCGCACTGATCAGCTTGCCGCCCGCATCGAGCCTGTTGTTGTAGCCGCTCGTCAACACGAGCAGCGTCTTGCGGTCCGGGCTGAGCGCCTCCGACACCGGCTGGCCGGCGATCAGGTCCGGCACATCCTGCAGCCCCGGATTCAGCGCGACGAGCGTCGTGCCAGGCGCGGCCGACGGCGTGACGCGCTGTCCGGTCGACAGCAGCGTCGACGTGGTGTCGCCGAGCGTCGCGGTCGTGTTCACGGAATCGCTGTTGCACGCGGTCAATGTCGCGGCAACCGCTCCGGCAAGGACGAGAATCTTGTACACGGATGCTCCTGGTCGTCGAATGAGAACGTTTTCACCGCCCCACCGAAACGAGCGGTAATAATTCGTAACGAACAGCAGGATATTGACCGTGGGTGAACCACCGGTGACGGCAACCTTGCCGAAGGCATTCAAGCGCTTTCGTTTCGCCTTCCATCACGGCTCGGTGCGCGCGCCGGCCCGTGCGCATTGCGCGTCGACGACGGCCGCGCATGCCGATCGCGGGCGATGGGCAACCCGCGCGGTGCGGCGCGCGCAGCGACCCGCGCCCCGAACGTTCACACCTGGATCGAAGGCACATCCTTCATGCAGCGCAGCGCGAACATCGAGCGGCTGTGACGGATGCTCGAGATCCTGTACAGCTTTTCCCGCAGGAACCGCTCGTAGCCGGCCGTGCCGTCCACGGCGACCTTGATCCAGTAGTCGTACTCGCCCGACACCAGATACGCTTCGAGCACTTCCGGCAGCGCGGCCAGTTCCGCGCCGAAACGCGCCAGCGCATCGTCTTCGTGACGATCGAGCGTGACTTCGAGGATCACGATGTCCGCGTAGCCGAGCATGCGCTGGTTGACGAGCGCGACGTAACCGTCGATGTAGCCGTCGGCTTCGAGCTGCCGCGTGCGGTTCCAGCACGCGGTCGTCGACATGCCGATCTGTTCGGCCAGTTCGGCGTTCGACAGGCGCGCATTTTTCTGCAATGCACCAAGGATCTTGCGGTCCTGATTGTCGAGCGTTTTCGGCGTGCGTTCGCGGTTGGCCATGATGAGAAGAATCTTCTACTGAAAATCGGCATTCTATCTGAACAGGATTCCGGTTTCAGACCCGTTTCGCCGGAAAACAGGAAGCCTTTTAACCGGCCCGCTTGATACATTTTCTCCATGCCTGTTGCCCGGCACGCTCCCCGCGACAACCCCTTCGCACCGGGACGCACGGCCGCAATCACGAGTTGCGGTGCCGGACAAGCAGGCATGCGATTCCCCGCCGCCCGCACGCCTATCCGACCGCGTGCGGAGCCGGTGCCTGCGTCCCCGTTCTTGCACTTCCCGTCATGTCGTTCAGGCTTTATCTGTCGTTCCTCGCTGCTTCCGCCGTTCTCATCTACGCGCCCGGCCCCGTCAACCTGCTCACGATGAACCAGGCGCTGCGCGCCGGCTGGCGCCGCGCGCTGCCGTGCGTGTGGGGCGGCACGCTCGCCGTGCTGCTGCAACTCGCGCTGACCGCGCTGTGCCTGAATTCGCTGGTCCACATCAATGAGCATGCGCTGACCGTGTTGCGCTGGGCCGGCGCCGCGTATCTCGTGTGGCTCGGCGGCAAGCAATGGCTCAGCCGCGCGCCGGCCAATGCGCCTGCCGCTTCGGCGGATGCCGGAGCCGGAGCCGGAGCCGGAGCCGGAGCCGCGATCGTCCCGCAGGACACCGACACCGGACGCGCGCTGTTCTGGCGCGGCGTCGCGACGTCGGGCCTGAATCCGAAGACGCTGCTGTTCTTTCCGTCGTTCTTTCCGCAGTTCATCAGCCCGACTGCCGACTGGAGCCTGAATCTTCAATTCCTGCTGCTTGCCGCGACGTTCGCGCTGCTGTTCGCGGGCGGCGTCGCATCGATGGCGCTGTTCTCGCACCGGCTGAGCCGCGCATTGCAGCGGCCGGCGCGGATGCGCGCGATGAACCGCGTGACGGGCGGGTTGCTCGTCGGGATGGGCGCGATCATGGTCGGCTGGAACTGAGCGAGCAGCGCAACCTCGGACGGCTGCGCCTGCCGAAACCCGACATGGTGTTTTCGCCGCTGCAACTCGCGGGCGAGTTTCTCGCGCGCACGCTCAACGACGAACCGGTCGACAAGTCGGTGATCTCGCACCTGCTGTACGTGCACGGCCGATGCCGCATGATGCGTTGAGCCGTTGAGCCGTTGAGCCGTTGAGCCGTTGACAGTGTGACCCACGGCCACCGGCGCTCGGCCGGTACAATCGCGCGATGTCCGAATTGCTCACTTACGGCGGCCTGTTCGCCGTGTCGATGGTCGCCGCGACCCTGTTGCCGCTCCAGTCCGAAGCCGTGCTCGCCGGCCTGCTCCTCGCCGAGCGCGAACCCGTGTGGGCGCTGGTGCTCGTCGCGAGCATCGGCAACGTCGCCGGCTCCGCGATCAACTGGGCGCTCGGGCGCGGCATCGAGCATTTCCGCGACCGCCGCTGGTTTCCGGTCAAGCCGTCCGCGCTCGCGCGCGCCGAGCGCTGGTATGCGCGCTACGGCCGCTGGTCGCTGCTGCTGAGCTGGGCGCCGGTGATCGGCGATCCGCTGACGATGATCGCCGGCGTGCTGCGCGAGCCGCTGCCGACCTTTCTCGCAATCGTCACGATCGCGAAGGTCGGTCGTTATCTGGCGGTCGCGTGGCTCGTGACGGTCTGACGCGGCCTTTCCTCCGCCGACGGCGCCTGCTCGCGCCACCACCGGCTTCGCATCGCTAAAGAATTCGCCAAAGCTGCCGTATTCCTTACGATGTGCGGTGACGCGTGCGTTCCGCCCCTCTCCCTCCCCACTCAGGATGCCGTATGAGATTGACCCAATTGGGCCGGGTGAGCGTCGGCGCGCGCCTTGCCGCGCTGGCGTGCGCGCTCGTTGCACTGCTGTTCACCGTTTTCGCTTGGGCGCTCGCCCATTTTGCCAGCCAACAACTCGCGGACGAGGCGCACGCGCGAATCGCCGACAAGGAGCAGTCGATCCGTGCGATGGTCGAGATGTTCGACAAGGCGCTGTCGGCCGAAGCCAGTCGCTCGATGTCGCTGTTCGCGAGTTTCCTCCCCGCCGATTTCTCGCTCGACCCGGCGCGCACCGTCGACATCGGCGGCGTTGCCGCGCCCACGCTTTCCGCGGGCGGCCAGCCGCTCGACCTCGATTACTCGATTCCCGACCAGTTCCTGAAGAAAAGCGGCGCGATCGCGACGATCTTCGCGCGCGACGGCGACGATTTCGTGCGCATCACGACGTCGCTGAAGAAACAGGACGGGGCACGCGCGGTCGGCACGCGCCTCGATCGCGCGAGCCCCGCGTACGCGCCGCTCGTCGCCGGGCGCAGCTACACGGGCCTCGCCAAACTGTTCGGCCGGTCGTACATCACGCAGTACAAGCCGGTCACCGACGCAACCGGCCGCGTGATCGGCGCACTGTTCGTCGGTCTCGACGTCGGCGCCGAGCTGCAAGTCGTCCAGGACGGCATCCGTGCGTTGAAGGTCGGCGAGAACGGCTACTACTTCGTGCTCGACGCATCGCCGGGCGCATCGCGCGGCACCCTCGTCGTCCATCCCGACGCAGCCGGCCAGCGCGCCGACGACTCGCGCGCGCCGTACACGCAGATGCTCGCGGCCGGCCAGGGCCGGCTCGCGTATACGTCGGCCGACCCGGCCGCGCACGACAGCCAGCCAACCGCGAAATTCGTGTCGTTCACGACGATTCCGCAGTGGCAGTGGCTGGTCGGCGGCATCGCGGTCGACGACGAACTGCTCGCCGGCATGCGCACCCTCCGCGACCGCTTCCTGATGATCGCAGCCGTGCTCGTCGCGGCGTTCGCGGCGCTGTTCGTCGTCGTCGTGAAGCGCGTCGTGAGCCGGCCGCTCGACGCGGCGGCACGTGCTTCCGAACGCTACGCGGCGGGCGACCTCAGCGTGCGGATCCGCGACGGCGAGGCGGCACGCAGTGCCGCGGGCAACGACGAGATCGGCCGGCTCGTGCAGGCAGTCGACGGGATCGGCGACGGCCTGGCGCGGATCGTCGCACAGGTACGCAGCGGCTCGGCCGGCATCGCGCGCGGCATGGTCGGCATCGCGGCCGGCAGCGGTAACATCGCCGCGCGGATCGCGACGCAGGCGAGCAGCGTCGAACAGACGGCGGCCAGCATGGAGCAGATCACGGCCGCCGTGCAGCAGAACGCCGAGCACGCGGCGCAAGCGAACGCGCTGGTCGCGAACGCATCGGCCGCCGCGACCGACGGCGACGCGGCAGTACAGCGCGTGGTCGCGACGATGGACGAAATCGGCCGTGCAACGCGCCGGATCGCCGAAATCACGAGCGCGATCGAAGGCATCGCATTCCAGACCAACATCCTGGCGCTGAACGCAGCCGTCGAGGCCGCCCGCGCGGGCGAGCACGGCAAGGGCTTCGCGGTGGTCGCGGCCGAAGTGCGCGCGCTCGCGCAGCGCAGCGCGGCCGCGGTCAAGGAAATCGACGCGCTGAGCGCCGAATCGTCGACGACCGTCGAACAGGGTTACCGAATCGCCGACGCGGCGCGCGGCACGATGCGCGACATCGTCGCCCGCGTCGATCAGGTCCGCACGCTGATCGGCGAGATCAGCGCCGCGTCGCGAGAGCAATCGGCCGGTATCGAGCAGGTGAACCAGGCCGTTACGCAGATCGGGGAGGCCACGCAGCAGAATGCGACGCTGATCTCGGATGCAGAACGCGCGGCCGTCGCACTGCGCGACCAGGCCGCGCAACTGTCGGAAGCCGTCAGCGTGTTCCGGCTCGAGCGCGACGCATGAGCGTCGACCGGCGGCGAGCGGTGGCCGCTCGCTGCCTACTTCTTCTCCCCCGCCAGGTCGATCGCCTTGTCCGATCCGACCGCATTGCGCAACTGGAACTTCTGGATCTTGCCGGTCGACGTCTTCGGCAGCTCGCCGAAGCGCACGGCCTTCGGCACCTTGAAGCCCGCGAGCAGTTGCCGGCAGTGCGCGACGATTTCCTCCTCGGTCGCGCTCGCGCCTTCGCGCAGCTCGACGAACGCACACGGCACCTCGCCCCATTTCGGGTCGGGCATCGCAACGACAGCCGCAACGGCGACGGCCGGATGCCGGTACAGCGCGTCCTCGACCTCGATGCTCGAGATGTTCTCGCCGCCCGAAATGATGATGTCCTTGCGACGGTCCTTGATGCGGATATAGCCGTCCGGCGTCAGCACGCCGAGATCGCCCGTATGAAACCAGCCGCCGTGGAACGCCTCGTCGGTCGCCTTCGGGTTCTTCAGGTAGCCCTTCATGCAGATGTTGCCGCGGAACATGATCTCGCCGAGCGTCTCGCCGTCGGCCGGCACCGGCGCCATCGTGTCGGGATCGAGCACCGTCGCGCCCGCTTCGAGGTGGTAGCGCACGCCCTGGCGCGCATTGAGCCGCGCGCGCTCTTCATCGGAAAGTTCTTCCCAGTGCGACTGCTTCGCGCACACGGTCGCCGGGCCGTAAACCTCGGTCAGCCCGTACACGTGCAGCAGGTCGAAGCCGATTTCCTTCATCTTCGCGATCACGGCCGGTGCAGGCGCCGCGCCCGCGACCATCGCGTGCACCGTGTGGTCGATCCCTTCGCGGAATTCGGCCGGCGCGTTCGCGATCGCGCTCTGCACGATCGGCGCGCCGCAATAGTGCGTGATGCGTTCGCGGCGAATCAGGTCGAACACGGTCTTCGCGTCGAACTTGCGCAGGCACACATTCACGCCGGCGCGCGCCGCGACGGCCCACGGGAAGCACCAGCCGTTGCAGTGGAACATCGGCAGCGTCCACAGATACACCGCGTGCTTCGGCATGTCCCATTCGAGGAGGTTGCTGATCGCCGCCAGATACGCGCCGCGATGGTGGTAGACCACGCCCTTCGGATCGCCGGTCGTGCCGGACGTATAGTTCAGCGCAATCGCGTCCCATTCGTCGGCGGGCGGCGTCCATGCGTAGTCGGCATCGCCGCCGGCGACGAACGCTTCATAGTCGGTCGCGCCCGCGAACCGGTCGGGATCGGCCGGCATCGCATCGGCCACGCTGACGATCTTCAGGCCCGGCACTTCGAGCGCCGCGCGATGCGCGAGCTCCGCGTATTCGGTATCGACGATCAGCACCTTCGCCTCGCCGTGACGCAGCATGAACAGCACCGACGGCACGTCGAGCCGCGTGTTGATCGTGTTCAGCACGGCGCCGGCCATCGGCACGCCGAAGTGCGCCTCGACCATCGCCGGGATGTTCGGCAGCATCGCCGCGACGGTGTCGCCGCGCTCGACGCCGGCCTGCGCGAGCGCGCTCGCCAACTGCTTCGCGCGCGCGTAGGTCTCGCCCCACGTGCGCCGCACGTCGCCGTGCACGATCGCGAGGCGCTCGCCGTAGACCTCGGCCGTCCGGACCAGGAAGTCGATCGGCGTGAGCGGTACGTAATTGGCATCGCGGCGGCCGAGCCCGGCCTCGAACATCTGCGTCATGATCCTGTCTCCCGTGTTCTGTCGACCGGTGTGCATGCACCCCGGATCGTTTTGATGTGGTTCAATTGCCGACAGCCTAACCGGCGTTATTGTGAGCCGTCTGTCATCGAAACGACAGAGTGCCTTTCGAGCGCTGCGCGTTATCCCTAACCTCGCAAACCCGCACCCATGCACGCCCCCCTCGTTGCGCCGCCCGGCGCGGCCGCCCACCCGGCCGACGCGCTTCCCGAAGCGGGCCCGCTGCCGCCGCTGTCGACGCTGTTCGGCCAGTGCGCGTGGTTCCGCACGCTCGCGCCCGAACACCAGGCGCTGGTGCTCGCGCAGTCGCGCGTCGAGCAGTGCGAGGCCGGCGACGTGATCGCGCACCGGCTCGCGCCGTCCGAATACTGGATCGGCGTGCATCGCGGGCTGCTGAAGCTGGCGATCTTCAACGCATCGGGGCGCGGCTGCACGTTTTCCGGCGTGCCGTCGGGCGGCTGGTTCGGCGAAGGCAGCGTGATCAAGCGCGAGCTGCGCAAGTACGAGGTCGTCGCGATCCAGCGTTCGACCGTGCTGTTCGTGCCGGTCGACACGTTCCATGCGCTGCTCGACACGAGCCTGCCGTTCACGCGCTTCGTGATCCACCAGTTGAACAACCGGATGGGCGAATTCATCGCGTCGATCCAGAACAGCCGGCTGCTCGACGTCGATGCACGCGTCGCGCAGTCGCTCGCGCAGCTCTTCAACCCGGACCTGTACCCGGACACCGGCCCGTCGCTGTCGATCTCGCAGGAGGAACTGGGGATGCTCGTCGGCGTGTCGCGGCAGCGGATCAACCAGGCGCTGCAGCAACTCGAGAAACTCGGCGCGCTGCGGCTCGCGTACAACCAGATCGACGTCGTCGATCTGGGTGCGCTCGCGCGCGTCGGGATGGAGCAGATCTGAGCGCGGCGCGATGAACGAAACCGTCGCCGGCATGACGTACGCTGACGTTGCCGCGGCCGCTCGCGGATCGCAGCACGCTCACGCATTTCGTCAGCAGAATCGGCCGACGTCGACCGCGCCCCGACCTGACGATTCCGCCAGTTTCGCGACAGTAACCCGTTCCATGCCGACGCCTATCATTCGGGTTCCCTTCACCGACGCCTGATCACCGCCTGACCCGCTGCCTCCATGTGGATTGTCAATCTCGCGCTCAGGCGCCCCTACACGTTCATCGTCATGGCCATCATGATCGTGCTGGCCACCCCGCTTGCGCTGATGCGCACGCCGGTCGACGTGCTGCCCGCGATCAACATCCCCGTGATCAGCGTGATCTGGAATTACGGCGGCTTCTCCGCGACGGAGATGACGAACCGCATCACGGCCGTCCATGAACGGATCCTGACGACGACCGTCAACAACATCCAGCATGTCGAGTCGACGTCGCTGCCCGGCATCGCGGTCGTGAAGGTGTTCCTGCAGCCCGGCGCGAACGTGCAGACGGCGATTGCGCAGACGGTGTCGTCCGCGCAGGCGATCGTGCGGCAGATGCCGCAGGGCGCGACGCCGCCGCTCGTGATCACCTATTCCGCGTCGAGCATCCCGGTGATCCAGCTCGGGCTGTCGAGCACGACGCTCAGCGAACAGTCGCTCGCCGACATCGCGCTCAACTTCCTGCGCCCGCAGCTGATCACGGTTCCGGGCGTGCAGATCCCGTTTCCGTACGGCGGCCGCACGCGCGTGGTCGCGATCGATCTCGATCCGCAGGCGCTGCTCGCGAAGGGGCTCACGCCGGCCGACATCGTCAACGCGGTCAACGCGCAGAACCTCGTGCTGCCGACCGGCACCGCGAAGATGGGCCAGACCGAGTACCGGATCGACACCAACGCGTCGGCCGACACGATCGCGGACATCAGCCGCCTGCCGATCCAGACCGTCGGCGGCGCGACGACCTACCTGAACGAGGTCGCGGCGGTACGCGACGGCTTCGCGCCGCAGACCAACGTGGTGCGCCAGAACGGCCAGCGCGGCGTGCTGGTGTCGATCCTGAAAAGCGGCGACGCGTCAACGCTCAAGGTCGTGTCGGACCTGAAGGCGCTGCTGCCGAAGGTGATCCCGACGCTGCCCGAAGGGCTCACGATCACGCCGCTGTTCGACCAGTCGGTGTTCGTCAACGCGGCCGTGCAAGGCGTGATCCACGAGGCGCTGATCGCCGCCGTGCTGACCGCGATGATGATCCTGCTGTTCCTCGGCAACTGGCGCAGCACGCTGATCATCGCGATCTCGATTCCGCTGTCGATCTTCACGTCGCTGATCGCGCTGTCGGCGCTCGGCGAGACCATCAACATCATGACGCTCGGCGGGCTCGCGCTCGCGGTCGGGATCCTGGTCGACGACGCGACCGTCACGATCGAGAACATCGAGCGGCACCTGCATCTCGGCATGCGCCGGGCCGCCCCAAGCGTGACGAGCGCCCCCCTCGGGGGGCAGCGACCGAAGGGAGCGTGGGGGTCGTCGTTCGGCACGGACCTGCACGAGGCGATCCTCGAAGGCGCCGGCGAGATCGCGGTGCCCGCGTTCGTGTCGACGCTGTGCATCTGCATCGTGTTCGTGCCGATGTTCTTCCTGACGGGCGTCGCGCGCTACCTGTTCGTGCCGCTCGCGGAAGCCGTCGTGTTCGCGATGCTCGCGTCGTACGTGCTGTCGCGCACGCTCGTGCCGACGCTCGCGATGCTGCTGTTCCGCCCGCAGCAGGCGAGCACCGGCCCCGACCATGCGACGTCGCGTTTCGCGCGCGTGCATCATGCGTTCAACAACGCGTTCGAGGGGCTGCGCGCGTGGTACATCGTGCTGCTCAGCATGCTGCTCGTGCGCCGCCGCTTCTACGCGATGTGCTTCCTCGGCTTCTGCGTGCTGTCGACGGGCCTCGTGTTCGCGCTCGGCCGCGACTTCTTCCCGAACGCCGATTCCGGCAACATCCGGCTGCACATGCGCGCGCCGACCGGCTACCGGATCGAGGAAACCGCGCGCCTCGCCGACCGGGTCGAGCGAGTGATCCGCGAAGTCGTGCCGCCCGACGAGCTCGGCGCGATCGTCGACAACCTCGGCCTGCCCGTGAGCGGCATCAACCTGTCGTACAGCAATGCCGGCACGATCGGCACGCTCGACGGCGAGCTGCTGATCGCGCTGAAGCCCGGCCACCGCGCGACCCAGCATTACGTGCAGACGCTGCGCAAGCTGCTGCCCGAACGCTTCCCGGGCGTCGAATTCTTCTTCCAGCCGTCGGACATCATCACGCAGATCCTCAACTTCGGTCAGCCGGCCGCGATCGACGTGCAGGTGCTCGGCAACGATCTCGCGAGTAACATGACTATCGCGAGCAACCTGATGAAAAAGGTCAGGCAAATCCCCGGCGCCGTCGACGTGCATGTGCTGCAACGCAACGACGAGCCGACCCTGCTGGCCGACATGGATCGTACGCGCATGCAGCAGCTCAATCTCTCCGCGCAGAACGTCGCGCAGAACATGCTGATCTCGCTGTCCGGCAGTTCGCAGACGACGCCGTCGTTCTGGATCAACCCGAAATCGGGCGTCCAGTACCCGCTGCAGATCCAGACCCCGCAATACAGCATCTCGTCGGTCGACGACCTGCTCGGCACGCCGATCTCGGCGAGCGGCCGCACGGGCATGCCGCTGCAGCTGCTCGGCAACCTCGTGCAGGTGCGCACCGCCGCGAATCCGGCCGTGATCACGCATTACAACATCCGCCCGGCGATCGACCTGTACGTGAGCGTCGAGGGCCGCGACCTCGGCTCGGTCGCGGGCGAGATCGACCGCATCGTGTCCGACATGCGCGCGAGCCTGCCGCGCGGCACCGACCTGACGATGCGCGGCCAGATCGAGACGATGCGCACGTCGTATATCGGCCTCGGCGCGGGCGTCGCGATGGCGATCGTGCTCGTCTA
It encodes:
- a CDS encoding YqaA family protein → MSELLTYGGLFAVSMVAATLLPLQSEAVLAGLLLAEREPVWALVLVASIGNVAGSAINWALGRGIEHFRDRRWFPVKPSALARAERWYARYGRWSLLLSWAPVIGDPLTMIAGVLREPLPTFLAIVTIAKVGRYLAVAWLVTV
- a CDS encoding LysE family translocator, producing the protein MSFRLYLSFLAASAVLIYAPGPVNLLTMNQALRAGWRRALPCVWGGTLAVLLQLALTALCLNSLVHINEHALTVLRWAGAAYLVWLGGKQWLSRAPANAPAASADAGAGAGAGAGAAIVPQDTDTGRALFWRGVATSGLNPKTLLFFPSFFPQFISPTADWSLNLQFLLLAATFALLFAGGVASMALFSHRLSRALQRPARMRAMNRVTGGLLVGMGAIMVGWN
- a CDS encoding Lrp/AsnC family transcriptional regulator codes for the protein MANRERTPKTLDNQDRKILGALQKNARLSNAELAEQIGMSTTACWNRTRQLEADGYIDGYVALVNQRMLGYADIVILEVTLDRHEDDALARFGAELAALPEVLEAYLVSGEYDYWIKVAVDGTAGYERFLREKLYRISSIRHSRSMFALRCMKDVPSIQV
- a CDS encoding alkaline phosphatase family protein, with protein sequence MYKILVLAGAVAATLTACNSDSVNTTATLGDTTSTLLSTGQRVTPSAAPGTTLVALNPGLQDVPDLIAGQPVSEALSPDRKTLLVLTSGYNNRLDAGGKLISADSSEYVFVFDVSGGTPVKKQVLPVPNTYVGIAFAADGQHFYVTGGGDDNLHVFALSQGVWGEAGAPIALNHKGGNGLGSSPLATGVDVTADGKRAVVANRYHDSVTLVDVAAGAVLAERDLRPGKSGGAAGAPGGEYPNAVRIVGNKTAYVSSERDREIVVVDISTNAPQVVTRIPVKGNPNKMVLNRAQTRLYVASDNADIVSVIDTTSNKVVSSVSTVAPAGLVTEMQYRGASPNGLALSPDETALYVTNRGTNDVAVVSLSGDTAKVTGLIPTGWYPSDVAVGANNALYMVYTKNMPGPNPGNCKDSGRTVPCPVKNSPVHLVENQYIEQLSKGGFMWMPAPDSATLGLLTKQVADNNSFNAALSSADVATMNALRQKIKHVIYIVKENRTYDQVLGDLGRGNGDPSLAEFPDATTPSMHALAKTFVTLDNFHDSGDVSGNGWPWSTGARESDAGAKMLPVNYAGSPVRSGSRGGSYDWEGQNRNVDVGLTGAQRTTANPLTPADPDLLPGTADVSAPDGPSDAVQQGYIWNAALRAGLTVRNYGFFMDISRNGGPNAIPMDRAPFADNKVQGYSVTPALVDRTDPYFRGYDNAYPDLYRELEWEREFNQFVANGQMPALTLLRLPHDHTGSFASSLDGVNTPELDMADNDYAVGRVAQALANSPYAADTLIFIVEDDAQDGPDHVDAHRSTAFVIGPYVKQNAVVSTHYTTVNMIRTITEVLNLDHLGLFDATQGPMTDVFDMNQSKWTYKAVASGLLANTQLPIPAGDIKTAALKPTHGMRYWAAVTRGMDFSVEDRLDAVAYNKVLWKGLMGAKAYPVRPGDTQQATRRHDDDDDARPAPAKHAVKG